Part of the Halomarina litorea genome is shown below.
GTCGGCCCACCGGTCACAGACGTAGTGGGCCATGTTGAACCGCTCGGGGACCTCCCACTCGAAGGCCGCCAGCAGGTCGTCGTAGCTCTCCCACTCCCGTTCGTGGAACCAGTAGGCGTCGAGGCGTTCGCCGCGCATGTCCGAGACGTGTCCGGTGGTACCATACGGCTTGCGGTGGTGGCGAGTTCCCGGGGAACCGGGCGGCCGACGCTTATCCCCGCCCGCCGAGGACTGCCCACCATGTGGCACGACCTCTCACAGCCGTTCGGCCCGGCGATGGACCACTCGACGGCGCTCGCGCCGCCGGAGTTCCGGACGGAACGGACCGTCGCCGAGGACGGGGCGAGGGTGACGCACTTCGACGCGCCGACACACGCCGGGACGCACGTCGACGCGCCCGCGCACGTCCTCGACGGGGGAGCGACGCTCGACGACCTCCCGCTCGACGCCTTCGCGGGCGAGGCCGTCGTCCTCGACGTGCCCTGCGAGTCGGCACGGGAACTCGGGCCCGACGACCTGCGGGCGGGCGGCGAGGTCCGCGGGGGCGACGTCGTCCTCGTCCACACGGGGTGGGGCGAGAAGCAGGGCACGGAGGCCTACTACGAGTACCCGTGGCTCTCGGCGAGCGCCGCCGAGTGGCTCGTAGAGCGGGGCGTGAAGCTACTCGGGACGGACACCCTCAGCCCGGACGAGCCCCGGTCGCTCCGGTCGGACGGGGGCGAGTCGTACCCGGTCCACCGGCGCCTCCTCGAAGCGGGCGTGCCCATCGCCGAGAACCTGCGGCTCTCGGCCGTGGCGGGTCGGCGCGTCGAGGTGGTCGGATTCCCCCTCCGAATCGAGGGCGGGGACGGCGCGCCGACGCGGTTCGTCGCG
Proteins encoded:
- a CDS encoding cyclase family protein, with translation MWHDLSQPFGPAMDHSTALAPPEFRTERTVAEDGARVTHFDAPTHAGTHVDAPAHVLDGGATLDDLPLDAFAGEAVVLDVPCESARELGPDDLRAGGEVRGGDVVLVHTGWGEKQGTEAYYEYPWLSASAAEWLVERGVKLLGTDTLSPDEPRSLRSDGGESYPVHRRLLEAGVPIAENLRLSAVAGRRVEVVGFPLRIEGGDGAPTRFVART